GATATTCTTTGTTTTGACTACTTTTGATAATTTCCCGGTATCTGTATTCAGCTGATATACATAGATTCCATCAGCTGCTTTGTCACGGTTAAAAGATCCAAAAAAAACATAGGTGCTTTGAGAATACATATTAATCCATCCTGAAACAGCAATGGCTATACTTATAATTTTTTTCAATTTACTTTTGCTATGCTAATGAGTTTAATAAAACTATACGATGCTTGATTCAAAACTACATCTTTTTTTATTTAAAATTTTAAAGTTCCCTTTTCAAAAAGGAATTATTTTAAAAAAAGTTTCGTGAAAGAACTTAGTTTTTATAAAGTTGTTCAATAATCAGCGATGAAAAATACTTCACCCCTGTTCTTATGCTTTCTTCATCCACTTGAAAATTTGGAGAATGATTCATAGCAATCATTTCTTTTTCAAAGTTGGAACCTCCAAGGAGAAAATATACACCTGGTATTTTTTGTTGAAAATAAGCAAAGTCATCATTAAAAAACGGAACCTGTCCATAATCAGGAGAAATTGCATTGATCCCGAAAATATCACGAATGGTTTTTATTGCAGTGCCGGTCAGTTTTTCATCATTGATGACTGTAGGGTTTTCTTGTATAAATGAAACTGAAATAAGCTGACTTTTATAAGCATCCTCCACCAATCTTTTAACTTCAGGAATTATTTCCGGAACACGTGATGCATTGGTCTCATACAGATAAGCTTCGAGAAAGAAGTGATCATTTCTAGAATAGACACTCAACTTATCGTCCAGGATGCGATAATCTTTAAAAATAGTATTAGGGTTTATCAATCCTATATCCGGATCTATTATATGCTGAATTTCCCATGGCTTACTTCCTGCGTTCATGCGGGACAAAGAGGTATGAATTTTCCCGGTTAAACTTTTTATCTCCTCTTTTGATAATTCTTTTTTTAATTCAATTCGTATTCTTTTCTGATAAGCAAATACTTCATTCGGCTTCACTATTATTTCTCCTACCGGGAGAGCGGTTACGTGCAGACCATATATTTCATCAGGAGCTATTTTGGAAAATAAATTAGTATTCATTATTCCTTTAGCTCCCATAAAGGTTTCTTCTTCCGGTTGGAATACAAAGTAAACGGTTCCTTTTAAATGTTTTTTATTTTTAGCAAGAATTTCAGCGATTCCCAGTCCGATCGCCATATGAACATCATGACCACAGCTATGTTGAATACCTTTTGTTTCTGATTTGAAAGGCTGCGGATCCGGAAAATCATTTGAAAGTGCATCCATATCTGATCTCCAGGCTATTTTCTTTCCTTCACGTTCACCCCTTAAGATTCCTACTACTCCATACCCATATATATCCGTTTCTACCTCAAGTCCTAAGGCAATCAAATACTGTTTTAGCATCTTCTGAGTCCGAATTTCATGACCTGCCAATTCCGGATTTCTATGAAAATCTCTTCTGATCTCAACAAGTTTATTAAAAATTTTATCGGTTTCGAGCTGAATAGATTGATGGGAAAAAAACTCTTTTTTAGAGTTGGATATTACTGGCTTTTTCAGTTTTTGTGCAGAAACAACAGATACACTAAGGTAAATTAAGCTTAACAGAAGTTTTTTCATAGTAAAATTGATCTAAGTTTTTTGAAGAGTTAACGTTGATTATTATATATAATAAACAATCATTGCAGTATTATCATTACAATTTACACACAAATTGTAACTACATTAGTGAAAATCTTAGTTTCCAAAAACTTAATAACTATTATCTTAAAATAAAAGTAAGCTTTACAAAAAAGACGATCATGTAAAAGTTACTTTCTTATATATAATAAAATACAGCCTAGAAAATAATCTCAGGCTGTATAATTATTTTAGAAACAGATATCAGTTATAAATGAAAATATTCATCTGCTTCTTGATAATCTTAGTATTGTTCGAATGCAACAACATATGTTTCGTTTTCGGCTCCTGCCCCATTATTAAAACTATCAAACCCATAAAAGTACCCCGCTTTTAAATCATTACTTCCCGGTATTACTCCATCTTTTGTAGAAATCTGAAACTGAAATCCCCATGGTCTTGTCCAATTTCCATTGTATGATAAAGCATTTGACCATGTATCCCAATTCGATGGAGTAAAGGTAACATTCTGCACACTTCCATTTGTGCTAGACCCAAACCACAATAAACTAGCATAATAAGTAACATCTGAAACAGGAGCTGACAATAATCTTACTTCAATATATGTATAGGAATTATCGCTATTGGCTCCAGGTGTTGTACCATTATAAGTTGCAAATCTGAACTCCAAATTCATGGAAGGCACTTTTAATGTTGGTTTATTAAAGCCATTAGACTGTAGATTCCTTCCTCTGTATTTTTGTTTTAACAATATGGAACCCGACTCATCGTCAGAAGGCTGATTTATTTTATCCCATTGCACTCCATCATTGACATATAAACCAGGACTCACATCATTTACTTTAGCAATGTTGTAGACAACCATACCTGCCACATGTTCGGACAAAGGAGATGGAGAATTTATAGATGATAATGCTAATCTTGGAGGTAAAAAACCTCTATTATCTGAAGTTAAATCAAGCACAGAATTCGAATTTGGTGTTGTTGTATTAATCCCAACTTGAGCAGTAAAAAATAAAGGATTAAAGAATAAAAACAATAATAATACGATACTAATAATCGGGTAATTTTTCATAATAATTTTTTTTTAAAATTTATGTCCTACAAAATTATAGGCACAATTTTTGAAAATCGAATAGTTTAAAAAAAGATATGTTTCATTTTGTAAAAATTATAAAACACTTAAAATCAACCATTTTTAAAGTTTACATCTACGGAAATGATACATGATATTATTCAATGAAATTATCAAAACATCACTTTTATATAATTATATATTGTTATGCATGTACTCGCAGATGAAGTAAAAAATAAAATAGAAAAATTAGAATATTCTTTCGCTAAAAAAATCATATTCTTATTATTGGTGAAACAGTTCATCACATTGTTGTTTGATCTCTATTTGTGGGGGACCAAACACCTTTTTTATGATTTAATATTACTTTTAACAGTAGGGCCTTGTTATATTTTCACTTTAGTTTCTGGGGATTATAACTTTCAGAAAGTTGGAAAACTTACCTTGGCTTATCTTATGCTTTTAAATACTTTTCTGACCATTGTATATTATCAGAATTTTCCAAGTATTATTGTATATGTCTTTATATTTCCTATTGCATTGCTATTATTTTACAACGTAAAGAAAACAGTTTATATATCGGCCATTTTACTTACAGGTCTTCCATTAAGTATTATATTTAACTATTATTTTATAAAAGACAATATAAATATCAATGATATTCTTTACTATGAAGTTTCCAATACTTATATGAT
The sequence above is drawn from the Chryseobacterium daecheongense genome and encodes:
- a CDS encoding M20/M25/M40 family metallo-hydrolase produces the protein MKKLLLSLIYLSVSVVSAQKLKKPVISNSKKEFFSHQSIQLETDKIFNKLVEIRRDFHRNPELAGHEIRTQKMLKQYLIALGLEVETDIYGYGVVGILRGEREGKKIAWRSDMDALSNDFPDPQPFKSETKGIQHSCGHDVHMAIGLGIAEILAKNKKHLKGTVYFVFQPEEETFMGAKGIMNTNLFSKIAPDEIYGLHVTALPVGEIIVKPNEVFAYQKRIRIELKKELSKEEIKSLTGKIHTSLSRMNAGSKPWEIQHIIDPDIGLINPNTIFKDYRILDDKLSVYSRNDHFFLEAYLYETNASRVPEIIPEVKRLVEDAYKSQLISVSFIQENPTVINDEKLTGTAIKTIRDIFGINAISPDYGQVPFFNDDFAYFQQKIPGVYFLLGGSNFEKEMIAMNHSPNFQVDEESIRTGVKYFSSLIIEQLYKN